The Dendropsophus ebraccatus isolate aDenEbr1 chromosome 10, aDenEbr1.pat, whole genome shotgun sequence genome has a segment encoding these proteins:
- the LOC138802767 gene encoding uncharacterized protein gives MSPRLQKQISNDVRNRWRSVRDQFRKYHNERGRSGSSPPRRPFVYSDQLQFLISGRELRETDGNINAPETETEENMLASSDSAGDFALSQETVAGPSQASGQTEIRPPMTSEGVPPLPRQRARSSSRSILPRAVEKETLELIQRVDKEDHWDQLGATIAARVRQLPSNRQWVCVPAIFELLTYYSNTHQIPTNLYILGGLKNIFEPNVNTPAVEGPQFFHHPSMFQPIQHRFHGDNVRHSAETQDGSVRESTVSTQSSFLGLLNSPIENTSILTQNTYSTPSTEVTQRQTTSTPPMSFPPF, from the exons ATGTCTCCACGGTTGCAAAAGCAAATTA GTAACGATGTGCGCAATCGTTGGCGATCAGTACGAGACCAATTCCGGAAATATCATAATGAAAGAGGAAGAAGCGGGTCATCACCACCAAGGCGACCATTTGTCTACTCAGACCAACTACAATTTTTAATTTCTGGTAGAGAGCTAAGAGA GACGGATGGAAACATTAATGCTCCCGAGACTGAGACCGAGGAGAATATGCTTGCTTCATCAGACTCAGCAGGTGATTTTGCACTCTCCCAGGAGACTGTAGCGGGACCATCTCAAGCCTCCGGCCAAACAGAAATTCGACCACCTATGACCTCTGAAGGGGTGCCACCTTTGCCCAGACAAAGGGCAAGATCCTCATCAAGAAGCATCCTGCCCCGCGCTGTTGAAAAAGAAACCTTAGAATTAATTCAACGCGTGGATAAGGAGGATCACTGGGATCAGTTGGGTGCAACTATTGCGGCACGTGTGCGCCAGCTTCCTAGCAATCGCCAATGGGTATGTGTGCCTGCCATATTTGAACTCTTGACCTACTATTCTAATACTCACCAAATTCCAACCAATCTTTATATTTTAGGTGGGTTAAAGAATATATTTGAACCAAATGTTAACACCCCTGCAGTAGAGGGACCACAATTTTTCCATCATCCCAGTATGTTTCAACCTATTCAACATAGATTTCATGGAGATAACGTAAGGCACTCTGCTGAAACACAAGATGGCTCTGTCAGAGAGTCTACTGTCTCCACACAATCCAGTTTCCTAGGGCTGTTAAACTCCCCTATTGAAAACACCAGTATTCTTACACAGAACACATACAGTACTCCTAGCACTGAAGTGACACAACGTCAAACTACTAGTACTCCACCAATGTCTTTCCCACCATTCTAA